The following are encoded in a window of Psilocybe cubensis strain MGC-MH-2018 chromosome 4, whole genome shotgun sequence genomic DNA:
- a CDS encoding pyruvate dehydrogenase E1, beta subunit, giving the protein MVSRFALSRLAPALSHPRLSPAVSRRAFRGIRSYATSESDHQASRMTVRDALNVAMEEEMLRDETVFILGEEVARYNGAYKVTKGLMDKFGEKRVVDTPITEMGFAGLAVGAAMQGLRPICEFMTFNFAMQAIDQIVNSAGKTYYMSGGNVPCPVVFRGPNGAAAGVAAQHSQDYAAWYGSIPGLKVVSPWSAEDCKGLLKSAIRDPNPVVFLENEMLYGVSFPMSQEAMSDDFLIPIGKCKVERAGSDVTIVAHSKMVTHSMEAAEELAKEGINAEVINLRSIRPLDIETIIKSVKKTNRLVIVEGGFPAFGVGSEICAQIVESEAFDYLDAPVERVTGADVPTPYATNLEALAFPDTPLIVKVAKRALYRTN; this is encoded by the exons ATGGTCTCCCGCTTCGCCCTCTCCCGTCTCGCCCCCGCCCTCTCCCATCCCCGTCTTTCTCCAGCTGTCTCCAGGAGGGCCTTCCGAGGCATCCGCAGCTATGCCACCTCCGAGAGCGACCACCAGGCCAGTCGC ATGACCGTTCGTGATGCTCTCAATGTAGCAATGGAAGAGGAAATGCTTCGCGACGAGaccgtcttcatcctcggCGAGGAGGTCGCCAGATACAACGGCGCATACAAG GTCACCAAGGGTCTTATGGACAAGTTTGGCGAGAAGCGGGTCGTCGACACTCCCATCACTGAAATGGGTTTCGCTGGTTTGGCTGTCGGTGCCGCCATGCAGGGTCTCCGTCCAAT CTGCGAGTTCATGACTTTCAACTTTGCCATGCAAGCCATCGACCAGATTGTCAACTCGGCGGGTAAAACATATTACATGTCGGGCGGCAACGTCCCTTGCCCTGTTGTATTCCGTGGCCCCAACGGCGCCGCTGCTGGTGTTGCTGCACAACACTCTCAAGACTATGCCGCTTGGTATGGCTCAATCCCCGGACTGAAAGTCGTCAGCCCATGGAGTGCGGAAGATTGCAAGGGTCTTCTCAAG TCCGCTATCCGTGACCCTAACCCGGTCGTCTTCCTCGAAAACGAAATGTTGTACGGAGTTTCTTTCCCCATGTCCCAAGAGGCCATGTCAGACGACTTCCTCATTCCTATCGGAAAGTGCAAAGTCGAGAGAGCAGGATCCGACGTCACCATTGTTGCACACAGCAAGATGGTTACTCACAGCATGGAGGCCGCTGAGGAGTTGGCCAAAGAAGGTATTAATGCAGAGGTTATTAACCTTCGCAGCATTCGTCCTCTTGACATCGAGACAATCATTAAATCAGTCAAGAAGACAAATCG TCTTGTGATTGTTGAGGGTGGATTCCCTGCTTTCGGTGTTGGTAGTGAAATCTGCGCTCAGATCGTTGAAAGCGAAGCTTTCGATTACCTTGATGCTCCCGTAGAACGCGTCACTGGTGCTGATGTTCCCACACCT TACGCCACTAACCTCGAGGCTCTGGCTTTCCCCGATACTCCTTTGATCGTCAAGGTCGCAAAACGTGCTCTTTACCGCACGAACTGA
- a CDS encoding 6-methylsalicylic acid decarboxylase — MLGSLLTSVQPSQNFCVDIHHHYFTPDLKKDNPNPSIGWKTPAENLPWSPEISLQAMDKMKINVSILSFPSLSTGSVGEENRSMARTKNEYASELCREYPERFMFFATLPFLDDVEGCLEEIAYAIDQLNACGVSLSSCYGEGQSASDKRYDAVWEELNRRQAVVFVHGSQIPGSTPCPHSSLGVPITEVPNETFKAASHLVVTGHPRKFPNVKVVLAHLGGSTPMLAARVAVLSNHMGCELTPEEILEDFKKFYYETALSGYEGSLAAVDKFIPQDHILFGTDFPGNGQNIYVI, encoded by the exons ATGCTCGGCTCGCTTTTGACCAGTGTCCAGCCATCCCAGAATTTCTGCGTTGACATTCACCACCATTATTTTACTCCCGACCTCAAAAAGGATAATCCAAATCCAAGTATTGGGTGGAAAACTCCTGCAGAAAATCTTCCATGGTCTCCAGAAATCAGCTTGCAAGCCATGGATAAAATGAAGATAAATGTTTCAATACTTTCTTTCCCATCACTTTCCACGGGTTCAGTGGGCGAGGAAAACAGGTCCATGGCCAGAACAAAAAACGAATATGCTTCAGAACTTTGTCGAGAATACCCTGAGCGCTTTATGTTCTTTGCAACACTCCCATTCCTAGATGATGTTGAAG GGTGCTTGGAGGAGATCGCGTATGCAATAGATCAATTAAACGCCTGTGGTGTTTCTTTGTCGTCTTGCTATGGAGAAGGTCAATCCGCAA GTGATAAGCGATACGACGCTGTATGGGAAGAGCTGAACCGTCGGCAAGCGGTTGTATTTGTTCACGGAAGCCAAATACCTGGCTCTACTCCGTGCCCCCATTCCTCCCTTGGCGTGCCTATTACCGAG GTGCCTAACGAGACATTTAAAGCAGCATCACACCTGGTGGTGACTGGACACCCCCGTAAATTCCCAAATGTCAAGGTCGTCCTCGCTCATCTTGGAGGTAGCACTCCCATGCTTGCTGCTAGAGTAGCAGTCTTGTCAAACCATATGGGATGTGAACTTACGCCAGAAGAAATCCTTGAAGACTTCAAGAAGTTTTACTACGAAACTGCGTTGAGCGGATACGAAGGCAGTCTCGCGGCTGTAGACAAGTTCATTCCACAAGACCACATTCTCTTCGGTACGGACTTTCCAGGTAATGGCCAAAACATCTATGTTATTTAA
- a CDS encoding putative oxidoreductase C30D10.05c: MKPAVVVTGASKGIGLEVTRILLQKFNANVIAISRTRTPELIQLGSDSLVIVESDVADEKALSNAISLGASRYHGIDALILNAGTLDPLCRIGDDTPLDSWKRHFDVNFFSLVTAVRAALPYLRKSVLGGRVVFVSSGAAVKGMPGWGPYNAGTYPFHSLSLLASEIPRGFRTLAEEEPDIACVAVRPGMVDTGMQDTLRAFGGSYMNEKDHQIFLKVHEDGKLVKPQDCGHVIAALSLQAPKSLSGQFVSWDSEECKPFRKE, encoded by the exons ATGAAGCCAGCAGTCGTAGTTACAGGCGCCTCAAA GGGAATCGGTCTCGAAGTCACCCGcatcctcctccaaaagTTTAATGCAAATGTGATCGCCATCTCGCGGACCCGCACACCGGAGTTGATCCAGCTGGGGTCAGACTCCCTTGTAATTGTAGAGAGCGACGT CGCAGACGAAAAGGCCTTATCTAATGCCATCTCTCTCGGAGCATCTCGCTACCACGGAATCGATGCCCTCATTCTCAACGCGGGTACACTTGATCCCCTGTGTCGAATAGGCGATGATACTCCATtggattcttggaagcgCCACTTTGATGTTaacttcttctctcttgtgACCGCCGTCAGAGCCGCTTTACCTTATCTGCGTAAAAGTGTCTTGGGTGGTCGAGTCGTCTTTGTTAGCTCTGGTGCCGCCGTCAAGGGCATGCCTGGTTGGGGTCCCTACAATGCTG GCACATACCCATTTCATTCACTGTCGCTACTTGCATCTGAAATTCCGCGTGGCTTTAGGActcttgcagaagaagaacccGATATCGCATGTGTCGCTGTACGACCAGGGATGGTCGATACCGGT ATGCAAGACACCCTGCGCGCTTTCGGTGGCTCCTACATGAACGAGAAAGATCACCAAATCTTCCTCAAAGTACATGAGGATGGTAAGCTCGTAAAACCTCAAGACTGTGGCCACGTTATTGCAGCGTTGTCTCTGCAGGCCCCCAAGAGTTTGAGTGGACAATTTGTTAGCTGGGATTCTGAGGAGTGCAAACCGTTCAGGAAGGAGTAA
- a CDS encoding isocitrate dehydrogenase (NAD(+)) idh1, which produces MLRNALANVSRPLVAQARTATTLSAGFPKIIDRPSTKYGGVYTVTLIPGDGIGAEITDSVKEIFEYVNAPIEWDQYDVSGMSSSGEALFKQAMDSLKRNRVGLKGILFTPISQSGHISWNVAMRQQLDIYASVVLCKSLPGFPTRHNNVDFAIIRENTEGEYSGLEHQSYPGVVESLKVSTKAKAERISRFAFDFALKNNRKKVTCVHKANIMKLGDGLFLNTFRRVAEEYKSSGIEFNDMIVDNTSMQLVARPGQFDVMVMPNLYGAIVSNIGAALVGGPGIVPGCNVGREYALFEPGCRHVASDIMGTNRANPTAMILSATMMLRHLGLDNLANSIASATFGVINEGKVRTADMGGSASTSDFTAAIIKKL; this is translated from the exons ATGTTGCGCAACGCCCTCGCCAACGTTTCCCGCCCTCTTGTCGCCCAAGCG AGGACGGCCACCACCCTTTCGGCTGGTTTCCCAAAAATTATTGACCGA CCTTCCACAAAGTATGGAGGCGTCTACACC GTTACGTTAATTCCCGGTGACGGTATCGGTGCAGAAATCACAGACTCGGTCAAGGAGATCTTTGAGTATGTCAATGCCCCCATTGAATGGGACCAGTATGACGTTTCGGGAATGTCGTCCTCTGGCGAGGCCCTTTTCAAGCAAGCCATGGATAGCTTGAAGCGCAACCGTGTCGGTCTCAAGG GTATCCTTTTCACGCCCATCTCCCAGTCTGGTCATATTTCGTGGAATGTTGCTATGCGCCAGCAGCTGGATATCTATGCCTCCGTGGTCTTGTGCAAATCTCTCCCTGGTTTCCCCACCAGGCATAACAACGTCGACTTTGCCATCATTCGTGAGAACACGGAAGGTGAATACTCTGGCCTGGAGCACCAGAGTTATCCCGGTGTTGTCGAGAGCTTGAAGGTTTCCACCAAAGCCAAGGCCGAGCGTATTTCGCGATTCGCCTTCGACTTTGCCCTCAAGAACAACCGTAAA AAAGTCACTTGCGTACACAAAGCCAACATCATGAAACTTGGTGACGGTTTGTTCCTTAACACGTTCCGTCGCGTTGCTGAGGAGTACAAGTCGTCTGGCATTGAGTTCAACGACATGATCGTTGACAACAC TTCTATGCAACTTGTTGCCCGTCCTGGTCAATTTGACGTCATGGTCATGCCCAACTTGTATGGCGCCATCGTTTCCAACATTGGTGCGGCGCTTGTCGGAGGACCAGGTATTGTCCCAGGTTGCAACGTTGGCCGT GAATACGCCCTCTTTGAGCCTGGATGCCGTCACGTTGCTTCTGACATCATGGGTACCAATCGTGCTAACCCCACTGCAATGATCCTCAGCGCAACTATGATGCTTCGCCACCTTGG TCTGGACAACCTGGCAAATAGCATTGCCAGTGCAACATTCGGTGTCATTAACGAGGGCAAAGTTCGCACTGCTGACATGGGCG GCTCGGCTTCTACATCCGACTTTACTGCTGCTATcatcaagaagttataa
- a CDS encoding Histidine biosynthesis trifunctional protein, translating to MAAFLPLLTEENSSLYIALNRLGPVIIDAKNPAPLPQPPQSSYLLVDQNTPVDLQATAAWLDEGVDKVIVSLSLAKELIGTIPSDRLLLLLDVANVSAVSDKVRNGVTGVLLKTPAIDFDLISSVSKFFVGSAIYVLSGSDTPPSTANIRELQRIGATLVIPDYQLTLEATSTTRINVADAFLAAVVSDRPDGLFPTVVTNQTGHSLGLVYSSRESVKESIITGKGVYQSRKHGLWRKGETSGATQDVVRIRSDCDSDSLEFRVVQHGVGFCHLNRQSCFSEARGLPALENTLKSRLQSAPEGSYTKRLFTDPDLLRSKIMEEADELCQATTKDDIAFEAADLFYFALTKCLAAGVEISDIERSLDLKAKKVTRRPGNAKPQWVSKTSSPTVASVAATSATQSKAAVDTDAPIKMRTSDLSTLSSAERQELLRRPVLKSDEMIEKVKPIVKEVRKRGDDALLEFTAKFDRAQLSSTVVFPPFAPESMVIDDDVRKSIDIAYSNIYKFHAAQLDASTLVVETMPGVVCSRFARPIARVGLYVPGGTAILPSTALMLGIPAQVAGCKEIVLATPPRADGSISPEVMYVAHLVGASAILKAGGAQAVAALAYGTKTVPKVDKIFGPGNQWVTAAKMLVQNDTDALVSIDMPAGPSEVLVIADHTAKPAFVAADLLSQAEHGVDSQVVLVAVNLTPEHLAAIEGEVDVQAHALSRVDIVRQSINKSIIVKVSNVDEAIAFSNDYAPEHLILHLENASRKVAQIDNAGSVFVGPYTPESCGDYASGTNHTLPTNGYARQFSGVNTQSFQKHITSQEITAAGLDGLGPVVATLADCEGLQAHANAVRIRLRDREN from the exons ATGGCTGCCTTTTTGCCCCTCCTCACAGAGGAAAACTCTTCGCTCTATATCGCTCTCAACCGTCTCGGTCCCGTCATTATCGATGCAAAAAATCCAGCACCCCTTCCGCAACCCCCACAGAGCTCGTATCTACTTGTAGACCAAAATACACCTGTTGATCTCCAGGCTACTGCTGCATGGTTGGATGAGGGCGTCGACAAGGTTATCGTATCCCTTTCACTTGCAAAGGAGCTGATTGGCACTATACCCTCAGATCGGCTTCTTTTGCTCTTGGACGTTGCAAACGTCAGCGCAGTTTCCGACAAAGTTCGCAATGGGGTTACAGGAGTCCTACTCAAAACCCCTGCAATAgactttgatttgatttcaTCGGTCTCCAAGTTCTTCGTAGGATCAGCCATCTACGTCCTTTCAGGATCGGATACCCCACCCTCCACAGCTAATATCCGTGAACTTCAAAGGATCGGGGCAACCCTCGTTATTCCCGATTACCAGCTTACTCTGGAAGCGACATCTACAACTCGCATCAACGTCGCAGACGCCTTCCTAGCAGCCGTTGTGTCAGATCGTCCTGATGGCTTATTCCCAACCGTTGTCACAAACCAAACCGGCCATTCACTTGGCTTGGTTTATTCGTCGAGAGAATCTGTCAAAGAGAGTATCATTACCGGCAAAGGTGTATATCAGTCAAGAAAGCACGGCTTATGGCGCAAAGGCGAAACCTCAGGCGCAACCCAAGACGTTGTCCGCATTCGTTCTGATTGCGACTCAGACAGCCTTGAATTCCGCGTTGTGCAACATGGGGTTGGGTTTTGTCACCTCAATCGGCAGTCATGCTTCAGCGAAGCCAGAGGTCTTCCTGCTCTTGAAAATACCCTCAAATCGCGTCTTCAATCCGCCCCCGAAGGCTCCTATACCAAGCGTCTCTTTACAGATCCTGATCTTCTTCGATCAAAAATTATGGAGGAAGCCGATGAGCTCTGCCAAGCGACCACGAAAGATGACATTGCGTTTGAGGCAGCTGATCTTTTTTACTTCGCCCTCACAAAATGTCTGGCAGCAGGAGTCGAAATTTCCGATATTGAACGATCCCTTGACCTGAAAGCAAAGAAGGTAACTCGAAGACCCGGAAACGCTAAACCACAATGGGTGTCCAAAACGTCCTCCCCAACTGTTGCTTCTGTTGCCGCTACCTCTGCTACCCAAAGCAAAGCTGCGGTCGATACAGATGCACCTATCAAGATGCGTACTTCAGATCTGTCGACTTTATCTTCTGCAGAGCGTCAAGAACTTTTGCGCCGCCCAGTCCTTAAATCAGACGAAATGATCGAAAAAGTTAAACCAATAGTTAAAGAGGTTCGCAAAAGAGGAGACGATGCCCTGCTGGAATTTACTGCCAAGTTCGACCGTGCCCAGCTCTCCTCTACCGTAGTTTTTCCTCCTTTCGCACCAGAATCTATGGTCATTGACGACGATGTCCGTAAATCCATTGATATCGCATATTCCAACATCTACAAATTCCACGCCGCACAGCTGGATGCCTCTACTCTCGTCGTCGAAACCATGCCTGGTGTCGTATGCTCGCGTTTTGCGCGCCCGATTGCCCGCGTCGGTCTATATGTACCAGGCGGCACTGCCATTCTCCCTTCTACCGCTCTAATGCTCGGCATTCCTGCTCAAGTCGCTGGATGCAAAGAAATTGTTCTCGCCACTCCTCCACGAGCAGATGGGTCCATTTCTCCCGAGGTGATGTATGTCGCTCACCTTGTCGGCGCTTCAGCTATTTTAAAGGCGGGGGGTGCCCAGGCCGTAGCCGCTCTGGCATACGGAACTAAAACTGTGCCGAAGGTTGACAAGATCTTCGGACCAGGGAACCAATGGGTTACTGCTGCAAAGATGCTGGTCCAGAACGACACCGATGCACTTGTATCAATTGATATGCCTGCTGGTCCGTCGGAGGTGCTT GTTATCGCAGACCATACCGCCAAACCTGCCTTTGTAGCGGCTGATTTGTTATCACAGGCTGAGCACGGTGTCGATTCTCAGGTCGTTCTCGTTGCGGTTAATCTTACCCCTGAACACCTCGCTGCAATTGAAGGGGAAGTGGATGTGCAAGCCCATGCCCTCTCAAGAGTGGACATTGTAAGGCAATCCATCAATAAGAGCATCATCGTGAAGGTCTCCAACGTCGATGAAGCCATTGCATTCTCCAATGACTATGCACCTGAACATCTCATTCTACACCTTGAAAATGCAAGTCGGAAGGTGGCCCAGATTGATAACGCTGGTAGCGTCTTCGTGGGGCCCTATACGCCTGAAAG CTGTGGAGATTATGCATCTGGTACAAACCACACACTTCCTACGAACGGTTATGCAAGGCAATTTAGCGGAGTAAACACACAATCGTTCCAAAAACATATTACTTCGCAAGAGATCACAGCGGCAGGTCTTGATGGACTGGGACCTGTCGTTGCCACTCTTGCCGATTGCGAGGGCTTGCAAGCACACGCGAATGCTGTCCGGATCCGTCTTCGCGATAGAGAAAACTGA